TAATTTTGTATACCGTACATTTGTATTTCTGTGAGAgtgctaaaatatattttgtaaagtaTGGAAGAtaataactgtttttttttttacaatagaCTCGATGACCAAATCAAATGGCCCAAAATTCTTCATCCCACTTCTAGATTGCCTGGATTCGAACTCCCATATTTAGAAGTAAGATACGGACGGCCATGTTACCACTAATATAGATGACAAAGAACAAAAGGAATTAACTAACTCATggtatttagcaaaaaaaaaaaaaaaaaactaactcatggttatcacaatactaaaagagGATAATCTCCAATTCTAGCATGTCCACGTCAGCATAAATAATCCTCCAATCAGAACATTTTGTTTTCGGGCTGGGCTTAAATTTTTTCCTGAATTGACTTATGCGTGTGGGCTTCTTTTGATTTGGGATTGGGCTTTTAGATCATCTAATAATTAGACATAGGTCTACGACGCGGAGCTGAAGTCGCGTGTCTCTTCTCGCCTCCTCTACCACTTCGTCTTCTCTTTTCTCCTCTGCCACTTCGGCTTCTCCCCCTAAACCATTTCGACTGAGTTTTAATCGATCCATCAATATTCCTTCTTTATGGTTTCGTTTCAGCTCCTTTTTTTCCACCTTCTTTATATACCCAGAAGCTTATAATTTCCTGATGTCGCGGAGTTAGCTGATGTCGTTAAGCATTTCTCTGCTAAGTATGGCAAAGATTTTGTTTCAGCTGCTGTTGGGTTGCAGTCAGATTCTGGTGTGAGCCGCTTGGTGAGTTTTGGTTGCTtgtgttgttgttttcttttctctgATGTTCGTAGGAGAGAGGCATCattcttgatgatgatgatgatgatgattctttctctctctatgtaTCCTTAGTTGGTGGATAAACTGTCGGTTAAAGCTCCTGATGGTCCAACGaagaacaaaattttgaaagaaaTTGCTACGGAGCATAATGTAACATGGGAACCAGAATCTTTGGTTGAGCCAGATCCAAAGGAGACTGTATTGATGGTCAGTAACTACATCTTCATTTCATAACCTAAGCTTCACCAGTCTGTTTCTTTAGTATAAGTTTCCTCAATGGCATTTTCAATTTCTTTGAGCAGAGTGGAGCAAGTTCCTCTCAGTCCGTGAGTGGAATAAACTCATATTCTTCAAGAATCCAAACAATGAACCTCCAGAGTTTCAAGCTCCATCTACTGCTAACGTGGAGCAGAACTTATATGAAACTGGCGGAATATCTTCCAGCCGCACTGCTTCTACTGATCACTATCGTCAAGATCCAAGACCTTctggttagttttttttcataaaaaaaactttttgtttaatgtttgtTCTGTCTGTGTTGAAGCGTTAGATGTAACAAATCGTTTCTTCTTTTATACAGGAGATAAGAATGGTGGCAGAGAACACATACCCTCATCCAGGTTATGTGGATTCATCTTTATATGAAACAGAATTTGCTGATACTACGACTGCTGCACATGCAGCTGCTGAATCTGCTGAAAGAGTGAGTTTTGTTGCACGTGCAGTTGCTGAGCTTTCAAGTAAAGAGAGGATGAGGATGACGATGCAGAGTTCCACAGTTCCACAAAGTCGCCGAACTCATCCTCTTATGATAATATAAGAAACGAACCTTCACATAGACATAGTAGCTCAAATGTGCAAAGCGGAGGTTTTGTTAAAGAAGAAATGCCAAGAAGCATTTATAGGGAATAAGAAGATCAATCTACTACCAGGGCAGAgctttctaaaaaaaatgttgatGAACAATCAGAAAATGCTTCATGGAAGAGAGGTCATTCTCGAGATAACTcattggagatgaggcagggtGATTCCTTTGCTAAAGTAGGCAGAGCGAAGCAGCAGCCAATTAAAGATGATGTCAACGATAGCTGTTCAGAAGATGTTCAGCTCAAGAAACAGTCAAGCTTGGCATCATCGAGTTCACACACAAGCTATGTTTCTGATGACAATAACATCATCTTTGAGCATAAACGATTTCAGAGCACTGTTGAAGATACAGAGAGAAAGAGTCATGGTCATGATGTTGCTCCAGTCATGGTCACGActgataaaagtatattatcagtttttgttttatgttgcCTTAGTAGATTATTTATGGATTGGGTTTGAATTTATGAaccattataaatattttataaatgattttaaacatttttaaatgatttataatgtcagttttagtttttggaaatttaaagtatttatgaaaatgattatctcttaaaaataaatttaaataatgatatcaaatttggggTAAaagctaaaattaaaattctctcGGAAATCATACATTTGTTTctccaaaaattctaaaaaaaggATGTTCATGTCTAATTGGAGCTTCTAATGTTTATTCCttccatatatttaaatttattttttcaaaagaaattttGGTTCATACACTATTATGCGTTGTATTTAATTAGAAAACAGTTTATCCATAATTGTGTTTCAATTTACAGAAGTCCAACGCCAAATAAGACTTATTTACTATAAtgttatcaaaattatattagaacaaatttacaaaaacaacaTCTACGCATtctaagagttttttttttggtttacccTAGAAGGCGTAGATTCACCAGCCAATTATAGCATGTCatatcatatttaatttttttagaaaaagaaaaataacaaaattttgctAAGTTGTattgtgtttttaaaataaaaataaattaaaaaatagtactagctgcaaaaaatgagtttttttttaaatattattaacgCTGTCAATAAAATTACACTAAATCTTAAAGTCTAaccattaaaccctaaaccattgggtaaatcctaaactctaaatcataaacactaaacaataaatcctaaacactaaatcctaaacgccgtcattaaaactctaaatcttagCCCTAAAtcctagggtttaggatttaccctatagtttagggtttacccaagggtttagagtttacccaaagatttaaggtttacccaaagattaagggtttacccaagggtttaaaaTTTACCCAAAAATTTGAGGTTTagtttttagggtttaatgtttaggatttaggatttattgTTTTGATGACTGCGTTAAcaatggttaaaaaaaaattgtactatttttttttttactttttttattattttaaaaacataatataattcggcgaattcttattattttttttctttttttccaacTACTGAATATGAGCTCGCAGACTTTTATTGGTCggtgaataaataatttttctaaGAAATATCAAAGTACATATcaataatttttctatatttaaattattggtCACTAATAATAGTATTATTACATCACTtccaataaatattaatattattttataatttaatatttttatgatttaataATGCATAGACAAATTTTAAACGGTTTCAGTTCTAAAACGGTTATCAATCatcgattttataaaatttacgtaaaacaataataataaatgcAGGTGCATtattgaacaatttttttttgttctgatgtgttttacttatatgaaattttgatcCCTAAAATGTTTCAAATCTTATACAGAAGTAAAGTTTGCCaaacataataaaagaaaagtaaTTCAAACTGTCTTCCTAATTTGACTGTGAAAGTCAGGTTACTCTTTTTCATTTCATATAATAGAAACTTATTtgagattaatataaataaaattttaaaattttaaaatgagaaatagaattttaaaactaaatttcctCATTTATACAAAAGATTTACCATGAAAGTAAAAATAGTAAGTTGCAATTGATCAAATAAACACAATTAATCTTAAATTAAGATGATAATTTACATGTGATAAAatgtgaaaaaaaataaaattatattatccgTGCTACGCGCGGAAAAATGATCTGGTCTAAATAATGATTGTTTATTTTCAACAATTAATGAGTACTATATAAGGTTACTGTGTCAGTTGAATGACTATGGTTTGAATTTCACTGcaattttaatcataatttgCTACTCTAACAAACCTAATTCACATATTTTAGTGATTATCTGAACCTTTTGTTTTGCTGAAGATGATTATCTGAACTACCACATGCACGGAACTcgcaattatttaaaaaaaaactagtagtATGTTGTTTTGTAAACATATAGAATAAAACCCATAAATTTACAGCTACATATATGGCAAGAATTGGACTAACTAATTAACATCATGATTATTAACGAACGGCATCTTTAAGTTTATAATCAACAagtatatacacatatatacttAACGTACAAACCAAGTTCGGATTTCACTGTGTTAACATGTGCAGAAACTATATGACATGAATGTTCATATCAAACTTCAATAATGAGTTAAAAATTTGTTCTCGACGTCTATTCAGAACAACTAAAATCACATCGCGTATGATGTGCTCGTTAATCGTTTAAGATTAGTCCAGGAGTGAGTGTTTGTGTACATATATGAATAAGTAAGCATATGCATAAAATGTTTGCAGTCACGATCATCGGTAGATACATCAATGATCAATCTTTGGTTAATACAGATCTGGAAATGCGACGAAACATGTGGAAATTAATCATGACACAACGAATCATCGTCTTAAATACGAGTTTTGTATACATCGTTGGATCTGCCACATGCGAATTTACGAATAAACCCCTTACGAAAGAGAGTTGGGTTATTTAGGGCAACGAAGAGAACAAGACAGAAAAGGAGATGAAGATTCCTTTTTCCACGTGGACCCCAAAAACCCCACGCTCTCTCTCATTGTGTGCATGTGAAGTTGGCATcttcttttaaattataatataaagtttttattttatttattttaccaaGGAAACTGTTACTGAAAAGGGGAAAGGATGAGCAACTCTCGTCTCTCAGTCCCACCTCCCCAattaattctttatttttataatgtaaacaaaacaataacaataatatgtaaaaaacaaATACAGACAAACAACAAAAACCATTCATTTATAAAGGATTTAAAAACATTACGGCTGTAACTGGAAATAGATTTTATGAATGCTCTGAATGAAAGGAACTAGAAAAAATGGAACGTCAATGTTGGAATGGCAGCAGTTATGGAATTACATAAATTGGAATGAGTAACTGCAGGAAACCATTTTTGTAACATAAATGGTAACATTTTAAAGGAAAGGAATGGAATGACATTAACTATAGCTttaattaaattactacatATTCTCATTATACTAATTAAATGTATCTTACAGTcggtgtttttaaaaccggaccgaccGATAGTTGAACCaggttcgaccatgaaccggtAGTCGGGTTGGGTCTAAAATTGGTTCAACCATAAACCGGTTACATAGCCGGATTGGATCTCAAgattattaaattgataaaaatcacttaaactatcaaaaatctataaatcatccatttaaacataaaactagtttatatttatattgttttatgttTGAAATTCATTTATACTTTaagtatatatcatatatactAACATTACTTTTAGATTTATGtactaaaaacatattaaaccaTATTATTGAACAAGGTTTGACCATATTATTGAACCAGGTTTGATCCGgtcgaaccatattgaaccgtgaTCCAAAAATTATCCGGTTCAGcttccggtccggttttaaaacaATGCTTACAGTAAAATAAAGGctcattaaatttaataaacaatgataaaaaggaagcaaaaatatttatttaaactttAGTTTGATACTAACATTTTTATTAGTGAAATCTAGCGCTGGGATGCGTATAGTTTTGCAAGTTTGATCACTACGaagtttttaaataagaaatatgttttttttgtaaaaaaaaaaaaaaaaaaaaatatgtttgatatattttagtttaagatTGTAACAAATAATACTCTATGagaattttcaatttaaaatctTAACAAATCTAGCATGTGACtgcaaataaataattattatctaaacataattaaaaatatctgaTTTTGTTCCATTCCACTCCATTCACGTAACTTTTTTCTTCTGAATGATTTACTACTACGTTCCTTTTGTTTCCATTTATCCCATAGGAATTATTGGAATGTGATTGTTTTTTAGTTCCATGTAACTGGTGATTTTATTTTGGAATCAAACGGAATGACCCATTCCACATATTCCAATTCCAAATTTTGTTGATCCAGTTACGGCCTACAAGTTACAATTtcaattatttgtttttaagcCCCACGTTGTCCCCATCTCTTACCGTTACTTATGTTTATGTATTTATCgcaaaaaataactaaatcacatttattaaattttgtttcaacatattattttttctcagtataacttaaaaatcaaatataaaaaaagaaaccagCCCTTTCCAATATTTAAATTCGCTTCTTCTGtatcaaaactttaaaaatattactacTAATCTTTCAAGTTTCACCACAACCCAGTCGAACCCGAATGATCATCCACATCACATGTTATTCGTCGGCTTGTTATTGTTGTTATTGCTCGGCACAAGCTCAAACTCAcctccttcctcttcctcaTTCTCTTCGTAGTCTTCCTCATCGTCGTATTCTTCTCCATCTGTgccttcttcatcatcaaagtTCTTATCCAACGGCTGAGGAGGAGGATGTTGATCAGGTTGAGCCGTTGCAGCAACTGTACTCGTCACTGTAGTAGTTGCCATCGCCGGAGGCCATTGTTGCTCCGGTTGGACCATCAAAGGAACCGAATTATCCGGTTTAACTAAACCGGaagttgaggaagaagatgcAATAACGTTGTTATTGGTGTGGAACTTGTTCCTCTCCCTATATAAAGCATCAAGCTGGTGAAAGTAAGGACAAGTCTTGGAATCTTCAGGGCGTTTCTTGTTGCTCTCCTTGACTTTcttgaaatatttgtttatgttttcccATTTTTCTTTGCATCTCTTTGAGTTCCTGTTGAACCCTAAACGTTTCATTCCCGCTGATATCTCTTCCCACAACGGTCCTTTTGGTCCGTTCTCTTGATACTTTGAATCAAGATTCGTCCTCAGCTTTATCAATGCCTCTATCTCCACTTTTGGCCACCGCGATGAGCTCACCGCTCCTGCCGCCGAGGCCGACACTGGAGTCATGTTCTGATCACCGTTGTCTGTTTTGGAAGTGTCTACGGTCGGTGTCACTGGCTGTGTCGGCTGCGTAGGTGGAGGAGGTGGCGGTTGGGGCGTTTGCTGGTTGTTGTTATTATTAACCTGCATTTGCGATGGAGCctgttgcggttgcggttgtgGTTGCGGAATTATTGATTGACCTTGAGGGTTCGGTTTCTCAGATAGTTTCTGAAGAAACGCCATAACCGCGGCGTCTTTTGCGGCGGACATGGAGCGTTCTTGAGCTAAGATATCGCGTTCGCGGTTGATACGAGCAATCTCTTGCACTCTCCAAGACTCTTCTCTAACCAACCTCTCGTCCTCTCGCTTCTCGACAGCTTCCAAGAACTTGCGTTGAAGCTCCTCTTGCTTATCAACAACCTGTCTCGTTAACCGCTCGAAAAACTCTTTCCAttttctcttccttttcttcttcctcgtcgtgGTGGTTCCGTCCCCAACATCGACGTCAGAAGACGTTGAACGAGAAGAAGATGTTGAATTATCCGACAGAAAGTCTCCGGAGATGTTTGGGAACGAAGGTACGTTCGCAGGCTGAGTATAAGGAGGAAGGGTTGTGTTTGTTATCTGCGGTGTAATAGTTGTTACCGGAGGAGGAGTGGAGAACATGGGGCTGTTGTTGTTGTGCGGTCGTAGAGGCGGCTGCGGTTGAAGCGGTTGCGGttgagtctgtggtggtggttgttgttgttgttgttgatgatggaTGGAAGAGGAGGTTGGTCGAGTCTCGAGAGCTTCTAATTGATCAAAGAAGCGATAAGTTTTGCCTTCGGATTTTCCTGTACGGCCTTCTTTGGTTCGTTTGTGGTATTTGTAAACGTTTTCGAATTTCTCTTTGCATTTTTTGGCGTTTCTTATGTAACCAAGCTCAGCCATTTTCCTGAGAACAATATAAACATAGTTAATTTAAACTCAcaattacaaaatttaatattatggaTTTTGCTCATGAAAAAGTCACgaatatattgtttatttaaataaaataaaataagtaaaatgagaatatatatatgtatgtatatgtatatagttgAGAAGTGGATCAATCAGCATGAGTTTGAGTTTGTGAAAGACTTCGCCTTCTCAATCTCATGAATAAAACATGACTCAACTTACTTTAACTAGTTTAACAGTTAATCAATTAAAGTAAAACCGAATCTGAGAAAATTAACATTACAAAAACCAGATCTTTAAACTACttcagttaaaaaaaagaagagaagacaaGCTTATGTAATAATCATTCCAAATTAGATCAAAATCACCaatgatttagaaaaaaataaaataaaacaaagagtgGAATAGAGATTTTTTCCAAAAAGAGGAAAATGAATAAAGGAGACGCACCTGGAAACCTCTTCCCACAAGGGTCCTTTAACGCTAGCGTCTCGAAACGCTATTCCCATGTCAGATCGTATTTTTAGCAGCGCAAGCGTTTCCTGCCGCGGCCACCGGTTTCCTCCAAAACCGCGGTCGTTCATCTCTTCCGACACCTCAAAAGCTCCAACCGTTGCTGCAGCTGCCGCAGCTTCTGTAGCGGCTGAATCGTTCGATGGTGGGGGTGCAGCTGAGGTTGCGGCTGTGGTTGTAGTACCACCCAGCTGCATCATctttaacagtttttttttgtaaaaaaaaattctccctCTCTCTGTCTTTGACGGAGAAGTTacagaaatgaaaaataaaaataaaaagggaaaaaataaaaattcatagaCGAAAGAGAAAATatgggagagagagagtttacatGAGGAAGAAGAGTGAAATCTCGAGGCGCAGGGTTTTATGGAGTCAGAGTTTGTAAACACCtaaagttattttttctttttatatttcttttctctttctgtGATGGATCTGCTTGTTACTCTCAAGGagcttgaaaatatttatattacaatTCCCTACGTTTTACCATAAATCgcatatattatgattttaaaaatactattaaataaaaatttaatataatcaaTAATAGATACAATAATACAATTAACTGATTACATAATTTTTTGGCAAAGTTAAAGTTTACATTGATAAGCGAAAACATCTATATAAGTAATAAGAAAACATCTTACATATTAAAATAGAGGAAATATCTTTCCTTACCTATTTAATTCAAATTTTACCACTtttcattgatatttttttcctttgtttgAGCCAAAATGAAATCTTCGTAACTTCTCTCTTTCATATTCCAAATGTTGAGTAAATAAGCGATTTAATTTACAGTGTATTTCCGTAACAAActttttatattatgatttacaTTGGTAAGTTATACACGCTGATATATCTAATAGGGTATATATATTGCTgacttttatttttacttttctaaAATTAATGTGACATTTTCTACATAtgataaaactataataaaaattatatattttatattaaaatggcTAATACATGTCTATTGCAAAAGTGTTATgttaaatacaataaataatatgattaaaacTTGCAATTTGTAGTAAAGCGAATTATATTATCGTTATACTGTTACCTAAATTCAATAACTTGAAGATAGATTGAAATAGAGAAATTCTAGGTTCACCGACCAATAGtgtttaattatttgatatttgatatctttcaaaaaaagaaataaaattgaatatccaaattagattatatttttaaaataaaataataaaaatacataaaaatagttacaaaaaataaattaattaatattgttaaatcttcagtaaaatactaaaccctgtaccctaaatcctaaaccctaaaccctaaacgttaaaccttaaactttggataaactctaaaccgttgaaaaatcttaaaccctaaatcatacattaaaaactaaattttactaacactaaaccccaaatcctaattactaaaccctaaaccattggataaaccctaaaccattaggtaaactctgaacccttggataaatcataaactctagggtttaattttaaatatttttgatttagagtttatgatttatccaagggttcagagtttatccaagggtttagggtttagtgattagggtataggatttagtattttgctaaaagtttatcaatatttatttatttattttttgtaactatttttatgtatttttattgttttattttaaaaatataatcttatttggaaattcaattttttccttttttaaaagatatcaaatatcaaatactcaaacactattggttggtgaatctacaGGTTCATCTTAGGGTGTGAACCCAAAAATTTCTCATTGAAATATACATAAACACTGTTTTTCTATTAtaataagaaaaggaaagaaaatagaGCAACGGTGTAATGTTAAGACAGGAATTTATACGGAAGAAACTGAAGCTTTTTAGCCAATTTATTCAAAAGTAATTTATTTTCAGAGATCTATTGACAGCTGCACATAAAGACGGTGGTGATTAGTTGGTTTTTGTCCGTCCAGCAAAATTGTCTTAGAAAGCGGCTTTTAATCTCAAGcattcaatttattttagtttcggGCTTATGACTTTCATAAGGACATTACCCTTGGTTAATAATGGAAAAGAAATGGGATTTTTGGTGTAAGATAATTTTCaatcaaaatgtttatataaacaaattttgtataGTGGAAGTTTTaggtaaaataatataaaaatatatcgaAATGGTTTATATACTACTATTTGtgatattttatcattttttgttcTTCTGTAAGAATAAGAGGTtaatcgtaaaaaaaaataggtGTCTTAGCATTTTTTAAAAAGCTGGAGATGAGGATCAACTTGCTTTTTGGAACGTATTATTCGGAATTACTATGTAGACCCTAACGTGGATCCCATTGACCTTTAATCATTGAGGGTTACCTAGCTATTATATTATTagttgaaaatttaaattaaatttttttttggtaaaataaatttataattaatgaaCTAATTCATCCTGATTACTGATCTGGATTTGTCCCCCTCACATTCACATATACAAATTATTCTAATCACCACAAGTACTGATCGCCCACACTCTCTAAACACGGGCTTGATTTCAAATCAATCCTGAGATATGATTTTCTCGACAAATTATTGCTATAACCCAAACTAaagcaataaaataataaatataaaggaTGATGGGATGTTAGAAGTGAAGTAGTTAGATGTGAGTCGTTTTCTGGATTGAAGTAAACGGTCACCATTTCCCGTTCAGGCCATACATAGCCTCAGTTTATTGATTTTTGTATCATGCTGAACCGATTTGACAGCCGTTATCTAACGTAATTAGctaaatcaataatttaaacATGGCCCAAACAACCAATTTCAAGAATAAGTAATTTTCACAAATTAACCTTgcgttttaatttttcatttattttgttggGTACTCCGAACAAATCCGACTAATCCTTTAGATATGCAAACTTGTGACGCACGTACATAACATGTTAACCatcttaatatattttctacCTTTTTGtggaaaacaatttatatttacaatcctcaatcaaatttttttcttttacaatcCCTAATCATATCTAGTTGTTGTTGAGCTAACagattatattttacaaattttctaTCTTGTTGTCGAGAAAATTATACCTAGTATATTTAAAGTCACAAAATATTAGGGTTTTGGTATAAAGCAATAAGAAGTTATACGATGCAAAagagtatattaaattatatgttttttttgaaaaatattagattataattttttttgtcggctattagattataaattaatagtcGAGTTTTGATAGGAGTTGAACTAGGGTTAGCAATGTTAATCCTTAATTACCAACGTCGAGTTGGCCCAGTGGTAAAGGGGTTGCGGCTGTAACTTCCGTCACCCGGGTTCGATTCGCGCTGGAAGAGACTATTTACAATGCTTGGGTGGAATTGGAATTGGAACAATTCCTCTTCTCCCTCTTAACTTTCGGAAACCCTAATTTTTGATTAGCGCCATTCAGCCGGTGGCGGATTCCTGCGAGTCTGTCGCTGTCGTCACCGGCTGTCTTCCCCTTAATCTTTTCTGTCTCTT
This Brassica napus cultivar Da-Ae chromosome C6, Da-Ae, whole genome shotgun sequence DNA region includes the following protein-coding sequences:
- the LOC106353519 gene encoding trihelix transcription factor DF1-like, encoding MMQLGGTTTTAATSAAPPPSNDSAATEAAAAAATVGAFEVSEEMNDRGFGGNRWPRQETLALLKIRSDMGIAFRDASVKGPLWEEVSRKMAELGYIRNAKKCKEKFENVYKYHKRTKEGRTGKSEGKTYRFFDQLEALETRPTSSSIHHQQQQQQPPPQTQPQPLQPQPPLRPHNNNSPMFSTPPPVTTITPQITNTTLPPYTQPANVPSFPNISGDFLSDNSTSSSRSTSSDVDVGDGTTTTRKKKRKRKWKEFFERLTRQVVDKQEELQRKFLEAVEKREDERLVREESWRVQEIARINRERDILAQERSMSAAKDAAVMAFLQKLSEKPNPQGQSIIPQPQPQPQQAPSQMQVNNNNNQQTPQPPPPPPTQPTQPVTPTVDTSKTDNGDQNMTPVSASAAGAVSSSRWPKVEIEALIKLRTNLDSKYQENGPKGPLWEEISAGMKRLGFNRNSKRCKEKWENINKYFKKVKESNKKRPEDSKTCPYFHQLDALYRERNKFHTNNNVIASSSSTSGLVKPDNSVPLMVQPEQQWPPAMATTTVTSTVAATAQPDQHPPPQPLDKNFDDEEGTDGEEYDDEEDYEENEEEEGGEFELVPSNNNNNKPTNNM